Proteins from a single region of Pseudodesulfovibrio portus:
- a CDS encoding proline dehydrogenase family protein yields the protein MTTDISSLDPRIIARGREFFSSISGESPSVFNKGWWTGKVMDWAMKNEDFKVQMFRFVDVLPYLNTSESLSRHIEEYFAGDDSNIPDVLKWGATKTKIGGGLVAKVLNKTIRSNIESMARQFIIGQVSKEAVKGIKKLRKDGFAFVLDLLGEATVSEVESDAYREGYMEVLEAIQKELAKWKPLDGGGDDLDWGHAPKVNVAVKPSAFYSQSKPVDMDGTVEGMMSRIEPIYRKVMEMGGFMCIDMEQLKYKGATVELYKRLRTKYPDYPHLGIVFQAYLRSTDEDVRGLLAWARETGLPISIRLVKGAYWDYETVLAKQNGWPVPVWTHKPESDMAFERAARMILENADICHFACASHNIRTISAVMEMAADMNVAEDRYEFQVLYGMAEPVRKGLKNVARRVRLYCPYGDLLPGMAYLVRRLLENTANESFLKQTFADEADMDRLLENPEATLRRQLEGKCVAPEPEAQGGLPRFANFPPSDFTIEAERAAYPEAIARVRGVMGKEVPLFINGQEVRTGDHLDSYNPADPSEIIGSVCQAGVAEADDAIAAASEAYLSWRDVPAEERAEVLLKAARYLKDNIHDLSAMQILEVGKQWDQAQADVAEAIDFLEYYAREMIRLGNPRRMGRAPGEMSQLFYQGKGVAAVIAPWNFPLAISVGMVSAAIVSGCPVVYKPAGISSCVGYGLVEMWKAAGLPDGVFNYIPGRGSVIGDHIVEHPDVSVIAFTGSMEVGLRIQEKAARVQPGQQQCKRVIAEMGGKNATIIDDDADLDEAVLGVLYAAFGFQGQKCSACSRVIVLDAVYDRFVERLTEAARSVKLGPSENPANYMGPVVDKAARENVLRYVKIAEEEGNVLVKREVSDDLKATGGCYVPLTIVDGITREHRIAREEVFGPVLAVMRAKDMNDAIDIANSTRFALTGAIYSRSPANLELAYKQFRVGNLYLNKPSVGALVERHAFGGFKMSGVGSKSGGPDYLLQFLDPRLVCENTMRRGFAPIEEEDDWLG from the coding sequence ATGACGACTGACATCAGCTCCCTGGACCCGAGGATCATTGCTCGGGGCAGGGAGTTTTTTTCGTCCATTTCAGGCGAATCTCCTTCGGTTTTCAACAAGGGCTGGTGGACCGGAAAGGTCATGGATTGGGCCATGAAAAACGAGGATTTCAAGGTCCAAATGTTCAGGTTTGTTGATGTTCTTCCTTACCTGAACACCTCGGAGTCGCTTTCGCGCCATATCGAAGAATATTTTGCAGGCGACGATTCCAACATTCCCGACGTCCTCAAATGGGGGGCCACCAAGACCAAGATCGGCGGCGGTCTGGTGGCCAAGGTCCTGAACAAGACCATCCGCTCCAACATCGAGTCCATGGCCCGCCAGTTCATCATCGGGCAGGTCTCCAAGGAGGCGGTCAAGGGCATCAAGAAGCTCCGCAAGGACGGCTTCGCCTTTGTCCTGGACCTGCTGGGCGAGGCCACCGTGTCCGAGGTGGAGTCCGACGCCTATCGCGAAGGGTACATGGAAGTGCTGGAAGCCATCCAGAAGGAGCTGGCCAAGTGGAAGCCCCTGGACGGCGGCGGTGACGACCTCGATTGGGGGCACGCTCCCAAGGTCAACGTGGCGGTCAAGCCGTCCGCGTTCTATTCCCAGTCCAAGCCCGTGGACATGGACGGCACCGTGGAAGGCATGATGTCCCGCATCGAGCCCATCTACAGGAAGGTCATGGAGATGGGCGGGTTCATGTGCATCGACATGGAGCAGCTCAAGTACAAGGGCGCCACCGTCGAGTTGTACAAGCGGCTGCGCACCAAATATCCCGACTACCCGCACCTGGGCATCGTGTTCCAGGCCTACCTCCGCTCCACGGACGAAGACGTGCGCGGCCTCCTGGCCTGGGCCCGCGAGACGGGACTGCCGATCTCCATACGTCTGGTCAAGGGCGCATACTGGGATTACGAGACCGTCCTGGCCAAGCAGAACGGCTGGCCCGTGCCGGTCTGGACGCACAAGCCCGAGTCCGACATGGCCTTTGAGCGCGCCGCCAGGATGATCCTTGAAAACGCCGACATCTGCCATTTCGCCTGCGCCTCGCACAACATCCGCACCATCTCCGCCGTCATGGAGATGGCCGCCGACATGAACGTGGCCGAGGACCGCTACGAGTTCCAGGTGCTCTACGGCATGGCCGAGCCCGTCCGAAAGGGCCTCAAGAACGTGGCCAGGCGGGTGCGCCTGTACTGCCCCTACGGCGACCTGCTGCCCGGCATGGCCTATCTGGTCCGCCGGTTGCTGGAGAATACGGCAAACGAGTCATTCCTCAAGCAGACCTTTGCCGACGAGGCTGACATGGACCGGCTCCTGGAGAACCCGGAGGCCACCCTGCGCCGCCAGTTGGAAGGCAAGTGCGTTGCGCCCGAGCCCGAAGCGCAGGGCGGGCTGCCCCGTTTCGCCAACTTCCCGCCTTCGGACTTCACCATCGAGGCCGAGCGCGCCGCCTACCCCGAGGCCATTGCCAGGGTGCGCGGCGTCATGGGCAAGGAGGTCCCCCTGTTCATCAACGGGCAGGAGGTCCGCACTGGCGACCATCTGGATTCCTACAACCCGGCCGATCCGTCCGAGATCATCGGGTCCGTCTGCCAGGCGGGCGTGGCTGAGGCGGACGACGCCATCGCTGCCGCCTCCGAAGCCTATCTGTCCTGGCGCGACGTGCCCGCCGAGGAACGCGCCGAGGTCCTGCTCAAGGCGGCCCGGTACCTCAAGGACAATATCCACGACCTGTCCGCCATGCAGATCCTGGAAGTGGGCAAGCAGTGGGATCAGGCCCAGGCCGACGTGGCCGAGGCCATCGACTTCCTGGAATATTACGCCCGCGAGATGATCCGGCTGGGCAACCCCCGCCGCATGGGCCGCGCCCCAGGCGAGATGTCCCAGCTCTTCTACCAGGGCAAGGGCGTGGCTGCGGTCATCGCGCCGTGGAACTTCCCCCTGGCCATCTCCGTGGGCATGGTCTCCGCAGCCATCGTGTCCGGCTGCCCCGTGGTCTACAAGCCCGCCGGGATTTCCTCCTGCGTGGGCTACGGCCTGGTGGAGATGTGGAAGGCCGCAGGACTGCCCGACGGCGTGTTCAACTACATTCCGGGCCGGGGTTCGGTCATCGGCGACCATATCGTCGAGCACCCCGACGTATCCGTCATCGCCTTCACCGGCTCCATGGAGGTCGGCCTGCGCATCCAGGAAAAGGCGGCCAGGGTCCAGCCGGGCCAGCAGCAGTGCAAGCGGGTCATCGCCGAGATGGGCGGCAAGAACGCCACCATCATCGACGACGACGCCGACCTGGACGAGGCCGTGCTCGGCGTGCTGTATGCCGCCTTCGGCTTCCAGGGCCAGAAGTGCTCGGCCTGTTCGCGGGTCATCGTCCTCGACGCGGTCTACGACCGGTTCGTGGAGCGCCTGACCGAGGCGGCCAGGTCCGTCAAGCTCGGCCCGTCCGAGAATCCGGCCAACTACATGGGCCCGGTGGTGGACAAGGCTGCCCGGGAAAATGTGCTGCGCTACGTCAAGATCGCCGAGGAGGAGGGCAACGTGCTGGTCAAGCGCGAGGTGTCCGACGACCTCAAGGCCACGGGCGGCTGCTACGTGCCGTTGACCATCGTGGACGGCATCACCAGGGAGCACCGCATCGCCCGGGAAGAGGTGTTCGGCCCTGTGCTGGCGGTCATGCGCGCCAAGGACATGAATGACGCCATCGATATCGCCAACTCCACCCGGTTCGCCCTGACCGGGGCCATCTACTCCCGGTCCCCGGCCAATCTGGAGCTGGCCTACAAGCAGTTCCGCGTCGGCAACCTCTACCTGAACAAGCCTTCGGTCGGCGCACTGGTGGAACGCCACGCCTTCGGCGGCTTCAAGATGTCCGGCGTGGGCTCCAAGTCCGGCGGCCCCGACTACCTGCTCCAGTTCCTCGATCCGCGCCTGGTCTGCGAAAACACCATGCGCCGTGGCTTCGCTCCCATCGAGGAGGAGGACGACTGGCTCGGTTAG
- a CDS encoding ATP-binding protein codes for MKIAFAGKGGVGKTSLTAWMADHLARTGRNVWMIDADTALSLGQASGLAAGDLPEPLIRRGDLVRDRIHAGGFLNLNPDVDDLPETLAVDVPLGGPARPGVTPGRKRLIVMGAVTNAGGGCACDANALLKAVLAHIVMDRDDWVLVDLEAGVEHLGRGTVAHVDGLVVVSEPSMRSLQTGAEVGRMATDLGLTNQALVINRLAHGTPPALDGLPEWSVTIPPLPGLMERQMTDGSVLGLPETERIDAIIENLLDRLGAKRPALA; via the coding sequence ATGAAGATAGCATTCGCCGGCAAGGGGGGCGTGGGCAAAACGTCCCTCACGGCATGGATGGCCGACCACCTCGCCCGCACCGGGCGCAATGTGTGGATGATCGACGCGGACACCGCCCTGTCCCTGGGACAGGCGTCGGGACTGGCCGCCGGGGACCTGCCCGAGCCGCTCATCCGGCGCGGGGACCTGGTCCGCGACCGCATCCACGCGGGCGGATTCCTGAATCTCAATCCCGACGTGGACGACCTGCCGGAGACCCTGGCCGTGGACGTGCCCCTCGGCGGCCCTGCCCGACCGGGCGTCACTCCGGGCCGCAAGCGGCTCATCGTCATGGGAGCCGTGACCAACGCGGGCGGCGGCTGCGCCTGCGACGCCAACGCCCTGCTCAAGGCGGTCCTGGCCCATATCGTCATGGACCGCGACGACTGGGTCCTGGTGGACCTGGAAGCGGGCGTGGAACACCTGGGACGCGGCACCGTGGCCCACGTGGACGGGCTGGTGGTGGTCTCCGAACCGTCCATGCGCAGCCTGCAGACCGGCGCGGAGGTCGGGCGCATGGCAACGGACCTCGGCCTGACCAACCAGGCCCTGGTCATCAACCGGCTCGCCCACGGCACCCCGCCCGCCCTGGACGGCCTGCCCGAATGGAGCGTCACCATACCGCCCCTCCCCGGCCTGATGGAACGGCAGATGACGGACGGCTCGGTCCTCGGCCTGCCCGAGACCGAACGCATCGACGCCATCATCGAGAATCTTCTGGACAGGCTCGGCGCGAAACGGCCCGCCCTGGCCTAG
- the cooS gene encoding anaerobic carbon-monoxide dehydrogenase catalytic subunit → MAKEPRPIDQLTIWDDAKAMIRKARAEGIETVHERLDQQTPHCKFCELGTTCRNCTMGPCRVSEKKPRGVCGADADVIVARNFGRFVTGGAAGHSDHGRDLIEVLEAIVEGEAPDYKITEEGKLRTIAGEIGIKEAGRDIMDVAKDVMECFFADFGSRKKEVSFLSRVPQKRKDLWAKLGMTPRGVDREIAEMMHRTHMGCDNDAPNTLIHAARTALADGWGGSMIGTELSDVIFGTPKPRMSTANLGVIKEDQVNILVHGHNPVVSEQILAAARDPELLARAKELGASGINLAGLCCTGNELLMRQGIPMAGNHLMTELAIITGAVEAIVVDYQCIMPSLVQVAGCYHTKFIDTANKARFTGAIHFDFQPRTAMQQAKEIVSIAVEAFAERDAGRVEIPGEPIEIMTGFSNEAVIEALGGSLDPLIQAIVAGDIKGAVGIVGCNNPKIKHDSLNVGLAKELIKRDILVIATGCVTTAAGKAGLLVPGAIEMAGPGLKKVCGSLGIPPVLHYGSCVDNSRIMQLCAALANTLNVDISDLPVGASSPEWYSEKAAAIGLYAVASGIYTHLGHPPNILGSETVTNLAVSGLEDLVGATFFIEPDPVKTADLFEERINAKRKGLGLDK, encoded by the coding sequence ATGGCAAAAGAACCGAGACCTATCGACCAGTTGACCATCTGGGACGATGCAAAGGCCATGATCAGGAAGGCCAGGGCCGAAGGCATCGAGACCGTGCACGAGCGGCTTGACCAACAGACGCCCCACTGCAAATTCTGTGAACTGGGCACCACCTGCCGCAACTGTACCATGGGCCCCTGCCGCGTCTCCGAGAAAAAACCGCGCGGCGTGTGCGGCGCCGACGCCGACGTCATCGTGGCCCGCAATTTCGGCCGGTTCGTGACCGGCGGTGCCGCCGGGCACTCCGATCACGGCCGCGACCTCATCGAAGTGCTGGAGGCCATCGTCGAAGGCGAGGCTCCGGACTACAAGATCACCGAGGAAGGCAAGCTGCGCACCATCGCCGGTGAGATCGGCATCAAAGAGGCAGGCCGCGACATCATGGACGTGGCCAAGGACGTCATGGAATGTTTCTTCGCCGACTTCGGGTCCCGCAAAAAGGAAGTCTCCTTCCTTTCCCGCGTGCCGCAGAAACGCAAGGACCTGTGGGCCAAACTCGGCATGACCCCGCGCGGCGTTGACCGCGAGATCGCCGAGATGATGCACCGCACCCACATGGGCTGCGACAACGACGCGCCCAACACCCTCATCCACGCGGCCCGCACGGCCCTGGCCGACGGCTGGGGCGGCTCCATGATCGGCACCGAACTGTCCGACGTCATCTTCGGCACACCCAAGCCCAGGATGTCCACGGCCAACCTCGGCGTCATCAAAGAGGATCAGGTCAACATCCTGGTGCACGGCCACAACCCGGTCGTCTCCGAGCAGATCCTGGCCGCCGCCCGCGATCCCGAACTCCTGGCCCGTGCCAAGGAACTCGGCGCATCCGGCATCAACCTGGCAGGCCTGTGCTGCACGGGCAACGAACTGCTCATGCGCCAGGGCATCCCCATGGCGGGCAACCACCTGATGACCGAGCTGGCCATCATCACCGGCGCGGTCGAGGCCATCGTGGTGGACTACCAGTGCATCATGCCCTCCCTGGTCCAGGTGGCCGGCTGCTACCACACCAAATTCATCGACACCGCCAACAAGGCCCGCTTCACCGGGGCCATCCACTTCGACTTCCAGCCGCGCACGGCCATGCAGCAGGCCAAGGAAATCGTGTCCATCGCGGTCGAGGCGTTCGCCGAGCGCGACGCCGGTCGCGTGGAAATCCCGGGCGAACCGATCGAGATCATGACCGGCTTCTCCAACGAGGCCGTCATCGAGGCCCTCGGCGGCTCCCTTGATCCGCTGATCCAGGCCATCGTGGCGGGCGACATCAAGGGCGCTGTCGGCATCGTGGGCTGCAACAACCCCAAGATCAAACACGACTCCCTGAACGTCGGCCTGGCCAAGGAACTGATCAAGCGCGACATCCTGGTCATCGCAACCGGCTGCGTCACCACCGCGGCGGGCAAGGCGGGACTGCTCGTGCCCGGCGCCATCGAGATGGCCGGTCCGGGCCTGAAAAAGGTCTGCGGTTCCCTGGGCATCCCGCCGGTCCTGCACTACGGGTCCTGCGTGGACAACTCCCGCATCATGCAGCTCTGCGCGGCCCTGGCCAACACCCTGAACGTGGACATCTCCGACCTGCCCGTGGGCGCGTCCTCGCCCGAGTGGTACTCGGAAAAGGCCGCCGCCATCGGCCTCTACGCCGTGGCCTCGGGCATCTACACCCACCTCGGCCACCCGCCGAACATCCTCGGCTCCGAGACCGTCACCAACCTGGCCGTCTCCGGCCTGGAAGACCTGGTGGGCGCGACCTTCTTCATCGAACCCGACCCCGTCAAGACGGCGGACCTGTTCGAGGAGCGGATCAACGCCAAGCGCAAGGGCCTCGGACTGGACAAGTAG
- a CDS encoding Crp/Fnr family transcriptional regulator, protein MKFSGINLLDELGKSELAELRAAFHERSFVKDHIIYTPEAEDDLVFVISKGRVRIYLAYGDKEFTLAILNPGDLYATHADCYIQAFDDTTLLLAGVKEVKTVMARVPLFTRTMVRVLGHILRNSFSIIGDLAFKDIRDRLLSYILVEADTHGTKLEDGGVELRFDLTIEQLSLLMGATRQTVSTLLNNLERDGLIKKTGRGRYCIPDMDELSRQADKNAA, encoded by the coding sequence ATGAAATTCTCCGGCATCAATCTCCTTGACGAACTGGGCAAATCGGAACTGGCCGAACTGCGGGCCGCATTCCACGAGCGCTCCTTCGTCAAGGACCACATCATCTACACCCCGGAGGCGGAAGACGATCTCGTCTTCGTCATCTCCAAGGGGCGCGTGCGGATTTACCTGGCTTACGGGGACAAGGAGTTCACCCTGGCCATCCTGAATCCGGGCGACCTCTACGCCACCCATGCGGACTGCTACATCCAGGCCTTTGACGACACCACCCTGCTGCTCGCGGGCGTAAAAGAGGTAAAGACCGTCATGGCCAGGGTCCCCCTGTTCACCCGGACCATGGTGCGGGTTCTGGGGCACATCCTGCGCAACTCCTTTTCCATCATCGGCGACCTCGCCTTCAAGGACATCCGCGACCGACTGTTGAGCTACATCCTCGTCGAGGCCGATACTCACGGCACGAAGCTGGAGGACGGCGGCGTTGAGTTGCGATTCGACCTGACCATCGAACAGCTCTCCCTGCTCATGGGCGCAACCCGCCAGACCGTATCCACCCTGCTCAACAATCTGGAACGGGACGGACTGATCAAAAAAACCGGACGCGGCAGGTATTGCATCCCGGACATGGATGAACTCTCGCGGCAGGCGGACAAAAACGCGGCCTGA
- a CDS encoding GNAT family N-acetyltransferase codes for MKDLTIRNVTMDDLTACHTIEANCFPAAEAAWTTSLRTRIEEYHEGFLVAELNGKVVGQVNSGATDKDDITDEEFKQLVGHDPDGRNIVIFSLSVHPEFQRRGIADRLMTEFINQARDMGKGAIKLLCKEDLIPYYARHGFLDDGLSASNHGGAAWHSMTLHL; via the coding sequence ATGAAGGACCTGACAATTCGCAACGTCACCATGGACGACCTCACGGCCTGCCATACCATCGAAGCCAACTGCTTCCCCGCTGCCGAGGCGGCCTGGACCACCTCCCTGCGCACCCGCATCGAGGAATACCACGAAGGCTTTCTCGTGGCCGAATTGAACGGCAAGGTGGTCGGCCAGGTCAACTCCGGAGCCACTGACAAGGACGACATCACCGACGAGGAGTTCAAGCAGCTCGTCGGCCACGACCCGGACGGCCGGAACATCGTCATCTTCTCCCTGTCGGTCCATCCCGAATTCCAACGCCGGGGCATCGCCGACCGGCTGATGACCGAGTTCATCAACCAGGCCCGCGACATGGGCAAGGGCGCAATCAAGCTGTTGTGCAAGGAAGATCTCATCCCCTACTACGCACGCCACGGCTTCCTGGATGACGGGCTGTCGGCCTCCAATCACGGGGGAGCCGCCTGGCATTCGATGACGTTGCACCTCTAG
- a CDS encoding ATP-binding cassette domain-containing protein translates to MAVISLRDISINFTGTVLLDGVSLRIEPGERVCLLGRNGEGKSTLLSIIEGRTAPDRGSVDYARGSRVAMLPQEVPLDLSGTVYDIAAQGLGEVGRHLTGYHEASRSLAETPEPDDALVARLERAQHALEDAGGWPHHQTIETVLSHLKLDGDESFSDLSGGTKRRALLARALVTNPDLLILDEPTNHLDIDSITWLEDFLVRQNAALLFVTHDRAFLRKLATRIVELDRGRLFNWDCDYDTYLERKDAVLSAEAKQNHNFDKKLAEEEAWIRRGIKARRTRNMGRVRDLRKMRQERQARRDRTGSVSMVIQEAERTGKLVAEAKNISFGYDNKPLITDFSTAIMRGDKVGLVGPNGAGKTTLLKILLGELEPESGSVRHGVNLQVSYFDQLREQLDETKDARWNVADGNDFVDINGHRRHVMSHLKNFLFTPDRSKVPVSVLSGGERNRLLLARLFTRPANVLVMDEPTNDLDAETLDLLEELLMDYPGTLLLVSHDRDFLNNVVTSTIGFEGNGMVAEYVGGYDDWLRQRPEQAPAPKAQDKPKAAPRPVQPAKKKLSYKEKYELGKKREELKAMPALIERLETDLAEVQGRMSDPDYFKTPPETMADDQGRLESLESELEAAYATWEQLETALEGIELD, encoded by the coding sequence ATGGCCGTAATCTCCCTCCGCGACATCTCCATCAACTTCACGGGCACCGTGCTGCTCGACGGAGTATCCCTCCGCATCGAGCCAGGTGAACGGGTCTGCCTGCTGGGGCGCAACGGCGAGGGAAAGTCCACCCTGCTGTCCATCATCGAGGGCAGGACAGCGCCCGACCGCGGCTCCGTGGATTATGCGCGCGGCTCCCGCGTGGCCATGCTGCCGCAGGAGGTGCCGCTGGACCTGTCCGGCACGGTCTACGACATCGCGGCCCAGGGACTCGGCGAAGTCGGACGCCACCTGACCGGCTACCACGAGGCGTCCCGCTCCCTGGCCGAAACGCCCGAGCCCGACGACGCACTGGTGGCCAGGCTTGAACGCGCCCAGCACGCCCTGGAGGACGCCGGGGGCTGGCCCCACCACCAAACCATCGAGACCGTGCTCTCGCACCTCAAGCTGGATGGCGACGAATCCTTTTCCGACCTGTCCGGGGGCACCAAGCGCCGCGCTCTGCTCGCCCGTGCACTGGTCACCAATCCGGACCTGCTCATCCTGGACGAGCCCACCAACCACCTGGACATCGATTCCATCACCTGGCTCGAGGATTTCCTGGTCCGTCAGAATGCGGCGCTGCTCTTCGTCACCCACGACCGCGCCTTCCTGCGCAAGCTGGCCACCCGCATCGTGGAACTGGACCGGGGCAGACTCTTCAACTGGGACTGCGACTACGACACCTATCTCGAACGCAAGGACGCGGTGCTCTCGGCCGAGGCCAAGCAGAACCACAATTTCGACAAGAAGCTGGCCGAGGAAGAGGCGTGGATACGCCGGGGCATCAAGGCCCGCCGAACCCGAAACATGGGCCGCGTCCGCGACCTGCGGAAGATGCGGCAGGAACGCCAGGCCCGCCGGGACCGCACCGGCTCGGTGTCCATGGTCATCCAGGAGGCCGAACGCACGGGCAAGCTGGTGGCCGAGGCCAAGAACATTTCCTTCGGCTACGACAACAAGCCGCTGATCACGGATTTCTCCACGGCCATCATGCGTGGCGACAAGGTCGGCCTGGTCGGCCCCAACGGCGCGGGCAAGACCACCCTGCTCAAGATACTGCTCGGTGAGCTCGAACCGGAGTCCGGCTCCGTGCGCCACGGCGTGAACCTCCAGGTCAGCTATTTCGACCAGCTTCGGGAACAGCTCGACGAGACCAAGGATGCCCGCTGGAACGTGGCCGACGGCAACGACTTCGTGGACATCAACGGCCATCGCCGCCACGTGATGTCCCACCTCAAGAATTTCCTGTTCACCCCGGACCGGTCAAAAGTGCCGGTCTCGGTGCTGTCCGGCGGCGAACGCAACCGGCTGCTCCTGGCCCGACTGTTCACCCGCCCGGCCAACGTCCTGGTCATGGACGAACCGACCAACGACCTGGACGCCGAGACCCTCGATCTCCTCGAAGAGCTGCTCATGGACTACCCCGGCACCCTGCTGCTGGTCAGTCATGACCGCGACTTCCTGAACAATGTGGTCACCTCGACCATCGGCTTCGAAGGCAACGGCATGGTGGCCGAGTACGTCGGCGGCTACGACGACTGGCTTCGACAGCGGCCCGAGCAGGCCCCTGCCCCGAAAGCGCAGGACAAGCCCAAAGCCGCGCCCAGGCCGGTCCAACCGGCAAAAAAGAAGCTCAGCTACAAGGAAAAATACGAACTGGGAAAAAAACGCGAGGAACTCAAAGCCATGCCCGCGCTCATCGAGCGGCTGGAAACGGACCTCGCGGAGGTGCAGGGCAGGATGTCCGATCCGGATTATTTCAAGACTCCTCCGGAAACAATGGCCGACGACCAAGGCCGCCTGGAATCCCTTGAGAGCGAGCTCGAAGCCGCTTACGCGACATGGGAGCAACTCGAAACCGCCCTTGAAGGCATTGAACTGGATTGA
- the rpe gene encoding ribulose-phosphate 3-epimerase, which translates to MILSPSMLSSDFANMESELKALEKAGLDWVHLDVMDGMFVPNITFGPPIIKAMRKKSKLFFDCHLMINDPGRYIQDFADAGADLICVHAEACDHLERVCAQIAETGAKPAVALNPHTPPETIRYLLPQLYMVLIMSVNPGFGGQKFIPFCKDKVRDLKTMINDAGADTLIQIDGGVTLDNARELTEAGVDVLVSGSAFFKHPPYGERHKAFQAACK; encoded by the coding sequence ATGATACTTTCCCCTTCCATGCTTTCCTCGGATTTCGCCAACATGGAAAGCGAGCTGAAAGCCCTGGAAAAAGCCGGGCTGGACTGGGTCCACCTCGACGTCATGGACGGCATGTTCGTGCCCAACATCACCTTTGGGCCGCCGATCATCAAGGCCATGCGCAAGAAGTCCAAGCTCTTCTTCGACTGTCACCTGATGATCAATGATCCTGGCCGCTACATCCAGGACTTCGCCGACGCCGGAGCGGACCTCATCTGCGTTCATGCCGAGGCCTGCGACCACCTGGAGCGGGTCTGCGCCCAGATCGCCGAGACCGGAGCCAAGCCCGCCGTGGCCCTCAATCCGCACACCCCGCCCGAGACCATCCGCTATCTCCTGCCGCAGTTGTACATGGTCCTGATCATGTCCGTTAATCCCGGCTTCGGCGGCCAGAAATTCATCCCCTTCTGCAAGGACAAGGTGCGCGACCTCAAGACCATGATCAATGACGCCGGGGCCGACACCCTGATCCAGATCGACGGCGGCGTGACGCTGGACAACGCCCGCGAGTTGACCGAGGCGGGCGTGGACGTACTCGTGTCCGGTTCGGCCTTCTTCAAGCACCCGCCCTACGGCGAGCGGCACAAGGCGTTCCAGGCAGCCTGCAAGTAG
- a CDS encoding substrate-binding periplasmic protein: MVKRGVLVLFCLAAACWPSPGLAERVLFYADDLPPYIQLHKQGVPTGFAVELLWEIVREAGIPEVDVSIEKSNWARAVSSVRTLPGTALLCLARLPERIDVYKWVGPIDSMEVGLFADGAAKIVMDKEEDIFRYRIGVVRNTALQLALLKAYPGIEQNLVELRGIGTQLKMLREGRVDLIAQALQGTRRMMPTHGMRPENYPLVRRLEPLRMYFGFNTSVSDAFIAQLQEALDRLKISKRGEKSRYEQIKAKYFNPTSTK; encoded by the coding sequence ATGGTGAAAAGAGGGGTGCTGGTTTTGTTCTGCCTTGCGGCGGCCTGTTGGCCGTCCCCCGGCCTGGCGGAAAGAGTGCTGTTCTATGCGGATGACCTGCCGCCTTACATTCAACTGCACAAGCAGGGGGTGCCAACGGGTTTTGCCGTGGAATTGTTGTGGGAGATCGTCCGGGAGGCCGGGATTCCGGAGGTCGATGTCTCCATTGAGAAATCGAACTGGGCTCGCGCCGTATCCAGTGTTCGGACTCTCCCCGGGACCGCCCTCCTGTGTCTGGCCAGGTTGCCCGAGCGTATTGACGTGTACAAATGGGTCGGCCCCATCGATTCGATGGAGGTGGGGTTGTTCGCCGACGGTGCCGCGAAGATCGTCATGGACAAGGAAGAGGATATATTCCGGTATCGGATCGGAGTGGTCCGCAACACGGCACTCCAACTCGCTTTGCTCAAGGCCTATCCGGGGATTGAGCAGAATCTGGTTGAACTCCGGGGAATAGGGACGCAGCTGAAGATGCTTCGGGAGGGCCGGGTGGATTTGATCGCCCAGGCACTCCAGGGAACCAGGCGGATGATGCCCACCCACGGCATGCGGCCGGAAAATTATCCTCTGGTCCGCAGGCTGGAGCCTCTGAGAATGTATTTCGGGTTCAACACGTCCGTCAGCGATGCGTTCATCGCCCAGCTTCAGGAAGCGCTCGACAGGCTGAAAATCAGCAAAAGAGGAGAGAAGAGTCGGTACGAGCAGATCAAAGCGAAATATTTCAACCCGACATCGACCAAGTAA
- the ahbA gene encoding siroheme decarboxylase subunit alpha has translation MDAYDKQILDIIQSHFPLTSRPYEEVGKQVGLSETDVLGRVRDMKKSGLIRRMGANFSSQSLGWQSTLCAASVPEDKLDEFVAEVNGHDGVTHNYLRENEFNVWFALIAPDMDAVEAILASITEATGIKVLNLPASKLFKIKVDFKMDK, from the coding sequence ATGGACGCATACGACAAGCAGATACTCGACATCATCCAGTCCCACTTCCCGCTGACCTCCCGTCCTTACGAGGAAGTGGGCAAGCAGGTAGGGTTGAGCGAGACGGACGTACTGGGCCGTGTTCGGGACATGAAGAAATCCGGGCTCATCCGGCGCATGGGGGCGAACTTCAGCTCCCAGTCGCTGGGCTGGCAGTCAACCCTGTGCGCGGCCAGCGTGCCCGAGGACAAGCTGGACGAATTCGTGGCCGAAGTGAACGGACACGACGGCGTGACGCACAACTATCTGCGCGAGAACGAATTCAATGTCTGGTTTGCGCTGATCGCCCCGGACATGGACGCGGTGGAGGCAATCCTGGCTTCCATCACCGAAGCCACGGGCATCAAGGTCCTGAACCTGCCCGCGAGCAAGCTGTTCAAGATCAAGGTCGATTTCAAAATGGACAAGTAG